TTCTTTAATGACAACCTCGCCATTAACATACATGCCAGGAAGCCATAAACGGTTTTGATTCTGCAATACCGCACGCGCAAGGGTCGTTTGACTATCCTCAATCCCTAAAGGCGAAATGTAAGAAATAGTGCTGGTTGAATCGGGTTTGCCGTCATCTCCTGTGACGCGTACCATCATGCCTTTTTTTATTTCAGGAGCCTCCTTACGGTATAAGGTAAAGTCCGCCCACACATCATTTAAATTCGCCACATCATAAATAGGCTTTGTGGCTTGGGCTAACTCACCATTAGTCGCATATTTTTGTACGATGGTGCCGGTAATCGGAGCGTTTATCGTGTAGTTTTGCAAGCTTTCATTACTTTCAATCGTAACGAGTGGTTCACCCTTTTTAACCTCTTCGCCCAAGTTTTTATTCATGGTTTGAATGATACCCGCGTAGCGCGCGTAGATGGGTGCCATCGTATCGCGATTAGGTACAATTTTTCCCACTACTTTTAATTGGGTTTTAATGGTTTGGCTTGTGGCCGTTGCTATTTCGATATCAGCCGCCTTAAGTGTTGGCGGCAGCAGCTCAACTCGCCCCTCATAACTTGAGTAATTCCAGGAATAATTTTGACCAGAGAGGGTTAGCTTGGCAGCAACATCAAACGAATGAGGTTCACGAATCACTTGATTGCTTTGCAAAAAATCGCCATCCAGAATAAAGGTGATGCTCTCTTTTTTCTGATTAAATCGGGTTAATTCAAGAGTTAATGTTGTGTCTTTTGGGTCAATCCTTTGGTTGCTTTGGTACACGTAAGCACGAAAATGAGGTGGCATTCCTCGACTAAACAGCACCAACTCAAGACTAATGCCATCCTTTTTAAGTAAACGACCGCCTTGTGGCCCTTTCTCTATTTGTTCCTCTTTGCTTTTCTCTTTAGACGCATCATTGGAGCAGCCCGAAATAATGCTAAAACTCACCAGAAAAACGATGAGCGCAAAGATTAATTTAAATAGGTGTCGATTCATTTACTTTCCTTAGTCGGATGGAGTCCTAGAAGCCCTGTAAGCTGGATTAGGGTTTTATGAAAGTCTGCATGAGCTTGTTGGTAATGACGTTCTTCCTCAAATAAGGTGTTTAATGACAAGGATAATTCAAGGTAGGTGTAACGTCCCATGGTATAGCCATCTTGGGCCAGTTTAATGGCTTTACGGGCTAAAGGTAGGAGTGAGCGAGTCACTAAGTCCGCTTCGTATTCACTTTGCTTAGCTTGCAAAAATA
The sequence above is drawn from the Legionella beliardensis genome and encodes:
- a CDS encoding efflux RND transporter periplasmic adaptor subunit, translating into MNRHLFKLIFALIVFLVSFSIISGCSNDASKEKSKEEQIEKGPQGGRLLKKDGISLELVLFSRGMPPHFRAYVYQSNQRIDPKDTTLTLELTRFNQKKESITFILDGDFLQSNQVIREPHSFDVAAKLTLSGQNYSWNYSSYEGRVELLPPTLKAADIEIATATSQTIKTQLKVVGKIVPNRDTMAPIYARYAGIIQTMNKNLGEEVKKGEPLVTIESNESLQNYTINAPITGTIVQKYATNGELAQATKPIYDVANLNDVWADFTLYRKEAPEIKKGMMVRVTGDDGKPDSTSTISYISPLGIEDSQTTLARAVLQNQNRLWLPGMYVNGEVVIKEKTVPVAVALSAIQRLGEQEVVFVQQGNFYEATPVSLGQQDNEWVEIRSGLDAGQRYVIKNSFFIKAELGKEGASHDD